Proteins from one Prinia subflava isolate CZ2003 ecotype Zambia chromosome 4, Cam_Psub_1.2, whole genome shotgun sequence genomic window:
- the ATF4 gene encoding cyclic AMP-dependent transcription factor ATF-4, whose product MSFLNNEMLLGDSVSPFSQPCSVAEESLGLIDDYLEVAEPLSSHGFSSDKAKAVSSNWLAVDSLGNTIDSSQEDAFSGMEWMVEKMDLKEFDFDGLLGMEHLEATVSPDELMAALEDSCDLFNATIQEFHNKELPLINNVITHLPESPVGADPMAPLASLWSFPLSPGSLISTPDHSFSLELGSEVDVLEGERKQECPTVVVVITKSEKEEENHSDDSGICMSPDSYLGTPQHSPNSVGSPNGSQFPADTPCSSVQSKPYNYPAEKVVSAKVKGEKKMDKKLKKMEQNKTAATRYRQKKRAEQEALSGECRELEQKNQALKEKADSLSKEIQYLKDLIEEVRKAKGKRARVPE is encoded by the exons ATGAGCTTCTTGAACAACGAGATGCTGTTGGGGGATTCAGTATCCCCCTTCAGCCAGCCGTGTTCGGTGGCTGAGGAAAGTCTGGGACTCATAGATGACTACCTGGAGGTGGCCGAGCCCCTCAGTTCGCATGGGTTCTCCAGCGACAAGGCTAAGGCAGTCTCCTCCAATTGGCTTGCTGTGGACAGTTTAGGCAACACCATAGATAGCAGCCAGG AGGATGCCTTCTCTGGCATGGAGTGGATGGTGGAGAAGATGGATCTGAAGGAATTTGATTTTGATGGCCTGTTAGGTATGGAACATCTGGAAGCCACTGTCTCACCAGACGAGCTGATGGCCGCGTTGGAAGACTCGTGTGATCTATTTAATGCTACCATCCAGGAATTTCACAACAAAGAACTTCCACTGATAAATAACGTAATCACCCATCTCCCTGAATCCCCAGTTGGAGCAGATCCTATGGCCCCATTGGCTTCCCTTTGgtcttttcccctctccccagggtCTCTGATTTCCACTCCAGACCACTCATTTAGTTTAGAATTAGGTAGTGAAGTGGATGTTctggaaggagaaagaaagcagGAGTGCCCCACTGTTGTGGTGGTGATTACCAAGTctgagaaagaggaggagaaccACTCTGATGATAGTGGAATATGCATGAGCCCAGATTCCTACCTGGGAACCCCCCAACACAGCCCCAATTCAGTTGGATCCCCCAATGGCAGCCAGTTCCCTGCAGATACCCCTTGCAGCTCTGTGCAATCCAAACCGTACAACTATCCTGCAGAGAAGGTAGTGTCAGCAAaggtgaaaggagaaaaaaaaatggataagAAGCTAAAAAAGATGGAGCAGAATAAGACGGCTGCCACACGTTACCGGCAGAAAAAGAGGGCAGAACAGGAGGCACTGTCTGGGGAGTGCAGAGAGTTGGAGCAGAAGAACCAGGCTCTGAAGGAGAAAGCAGATTCCCTTAGTAAGGAAATTCAGTACTTAAAAGATCTGATAGAAGAAGTCCGCAAGGCCAAGGGCAAAAGAGCTAGAGTTCCTGAGTAG